The following coding sequences are from one Fusibacter sp. A1 window:
- a CDS encoding amylo-alpha-1,6-glucosidase: MIKFDQSKANEQEVLITNGLGGYSLLSTSGINFRKYHSLYTVSLKAPVARTHILSKLLMTLSIGGKSHQLNADLKEASDSKYSYATSVTNTGAVIEKYEVEGVCVTRRRAFDYLTSRMGICYEIVSDVDAKLTISPLFNIRDHHDAVPVTMEDYSYDYVLESKALICKTALSGAVLVSELEFTPNVRLSETSYYKTETRRGYPDLENHYCPGDYSYAISKGTQEFSMTIDLEMHEVGHAKEIIAKEEKRITDFERNVNLKDKRFEPLVLASDQFIVERSTTGTKTVIAGYPWFTDWGRDTMIALPGLTLETGRYAEALELIETFIAYQKQGVIPNNFPDDDEEPMYNTADATLWLYQAIFAYYQKTKDDASIKRLFPKLEEMFSYLLAGTINDIYVDEDGLMSTGNEKTQLTWMDVKVNGWVVTPRHGKAVEINALFYNALCVMDAFSKIVDADRDYAKLASKVKLKFNELFWNEKENRLYDLIIDGVRHDIIRPNMLFAISLPFTALNRDKWEAVVNTAQDHLLFDYGLRSVSPEDKDYHGKYEGDLLSRDGAYHRGAGWGWLIGPYLEAHYKTFNDKDYIKERLDLLLPHLNQAAIGSISENFEGDAPNAPRGCCAQAWSVAEVLRIVRMME, translated from the coding sequence ATGATAAAATTCGATCAAAGCAAAGCAAATGAACAAGAAGTACTTATCACAAACGGTTTAGGTGGATACAGCCTATTGAGTACGTCTGGAATCAATTTTAGAAAGTACCACAGTCTTTATACGGTGAGCCTAAAAGCACCGGTTGCCAGAACCCATATTCTTAGTAAACTACTGATGACCCTGTCAATCGGTGGCAAGAGCCATCAGTTGAATGCCGATTTAAAAGAGGCTTCTGATAGCAAATACAGCTATGCCACTTCGGTGACAAACACGGGTGCGGTTATTGAGAAATATGAGGTTGAGGGAGTATGCGTTACTCGTAGGAGAGCCTTTGACTATTTAACGAGTCGTATGGGCATCTGCTATGAGATTGTTTCTGATGTGGATGCAAAGCTGACGATTTCGCCGCTATTCAATATACGCGACCATCACGACGCAGTGCCTGTGACGATGGAGGATTACAGCTACGACTATGTTTTGGAGTCGAAGGCTTTGATTTGTAAAACGGCACTCTCGGGTGCGGTGCTTGTCAGTGAACTTGAGTTTACACCGAATGTAAGGCTGTCTGAAACGTCCTACTACAAGACAGAGACAAGAAGAGGATATCCTGACCTTGAAAACCATTACTGCCCTGGCGATTACAGTTATGCGATAAGTAAAGGAACTCAGGAGTTTTCAATGACGATTGATTTGGAAATGCATGAAGTAGGCCACGCCAAAGAAATCATAGCAAAAGAAGAAAAGCGTATAACTGATTTTGAGCGAAATGTGAACTTGAAAGACAAGCGGTTTGAACCACTTGTTTTGGCTAGCGACCAGTTTATCGTGGAAAGATCGACGACTGGTACAAAAACGGTCATCGCAGGATATCCTTGGTTTACCGATTGGGGAAGAGATACCATGATCGCCCTACCGGGACTCACACTCGAAACCGGAAGATACGCTGAAGCGCTGGAGCTTATCGAGACCTTCATAGCCTATCAAAAGCAGGGGGTTATTCCCAATAACTTCCCAGATGATGATGAAGAGCCTATGTATAACACTGCTGATGCGACACTTTGGCTATATCAGGCTATTTTTGCCTATTATCAAAAGACAAAAGACGATGCGTCTATCAAACGATTGTTCCCTAAGCTTGAAGAGATGTTCTCTTACTTGCTTGCTGGAACGATCAATGACATCTATGTCGATGAAGATGGACTCATGAGCACAGGTAACGAAAAGACACAGCTCACTTGGATGGATGTCAAGGTAAATGGATGGGTAGTGACACCACGACATGGAAAAGCCGTTGAGATCAACGCACTATTTTATAACGCCCTTTGCGTGATGGATGCCTTCTCAAAGATTGTCGATGCCGATAGGGACTATGCGAAGTTGGCATCCAAAGTGAAGTTGAAATTCAATGAACTCTTTTGGAATGAAAAGGAAAACCGTCTGTATGATCTGATCATCGACGGTGTAAGGCATGACATCATTCGGCCGAATATGCTGTTTGCAATCAGTCTACCCTTCACCGCACTCAACAGGGATAAATGGGAAGCTGTCGTAAACACCGCACAGGACCACTTGCTGTTCGATTACGGACTTAGAAGTGTGAGCCCTGAAGATAAGGATTATCATGGAAAGTACGAAGGTGACCTTTTAAGCAGGGACGGCGCCTATCATAGAGGTGCGGGCTGGGGATGGCTGATCGGCCCTTACTTGGAGGCTCACTATAAGACTTTCAACGACAAGGACTACATCAAGGAAAGATTGGACCTTCTACTTCCTCATTTAAATCAAGCTGCGATCGGAAGCATCTCAGAGAATTTTGAAGGAGATGCACCAAACGCTCCTAGAGGATGCTGCGCGCAGGCATGGTCTGTGGCAGAAGTGCTTAGGATTGTAAGGATGATGGAGTAG
- the recJ gene encoding single-stranded-DNA-specific exonuclease RecJ, with translation MKPKRWIISAAGESAIYEDQRPIASVLRNRGFKTPSDIDEFMSPTLDKMHDPFLLPDMRKIVERVKEAVSSGERIVIYGDYDVDGITSTSILMRALTVLNANVGYYIPKRLSEGYGLNSDAILELARQNTNVIITVDCGITSVEQAALAKENHVDLIITDHHECQETLPDAFALCNPKLPTSEYPFDMLAGAGIALKLAQAILGERFIEVENELFSLSAIGTIADLAPLNGENRIIAKFGLQAIRQANLEGVHALIEVSGIKNKPVTAGHVGFMIGPRINAVGRLEDAAEGVDLLLTEDAARARVTAKRLDELNQERQETERKIVKEALDKIASESIHSSSGIIVVWGKGWHEGVVGIVASRLTEKFYRPSIVLVEKEDGYKGSARSIEGYSIFDALLSQKQWLSKFGGHEQAAGLSLMRENLPALLEGLKTFNQKHLTADLLVQKLKLDKRLHSREINHDLLSDLDLLEPYGLGNPRPVFRYDHLKVENAKMIGKDASHLKLAINENYRLLEALQFKYGDRLVPKRNSRVDLAFQLELNSFNGVESIQLLLKDIRQYEPEVSLFNKTWYVLYLMILFDRMKSQASHGFIDDFEGMKWIARDSDVVEGFVANKSKLNVHSYEGLLELAYAYHDLGLDLFEALKLTTCAIDLMPLEAQFGSVNFDVPVLNSPNEVAETLSRSLDHFVIASKVDDLYFDRAHFAALYQRIKIDRVVDLKTLLISSQTAILDLIAIHFFEEAGFITLSGGQISINTDKHNKVTFEHSMMNEKLIQMKNSFIKVHQALSARSDL, from the coding sequence TTGGATAATCAGCGCTGCAGGTGAATCGGCAATCTATGAGGACCAACGACCAATAGCCTCTGTTCTAAGGAACAGGGGCTTTAAAACCCCATCGGATATTGATGAGTTTATGTCACCTACCTTGGATAAGATGCATGATCCTTTTTTACTACCCGACATGAGGAAAATTGTCGAAAGGGTAAAGGAGGCTGTTTCAAGTGGAGAACGTATCGTCATCTATGGGGATTATGATGTCGACGGGATAACCAGCACATCGATTCTGATGCGAGCGCTAACTGTGTTAAATGCGAATGTGGGCTATTACATTCCAAAGAGACTATCTGAGGGTTACGGACTAAACAGTGATGCTATTCTTGAACTTGCTAGGCAGAATACGAATGTGATCATAACAGTCGATTGCGGTATAACATCCGTCGAACAGGCAGCGCTAGCTAAGGAAAATCATGTGGATCTGATCATTACAGATCACCATGAGTGTCAGGAGACGCTTCCTGATGCTTTTGCGCTTTGTAATCCTAAGCTCCCGACAAGCGAGTATCCATTTGACATGCTGGCTGGCGCGGGCATCGCTTTAAAACTTGCGCAGGCGATTTTGGGTGAACGGTTTATAGAAGTTGAGAATGAACTGTTTTCACTTTCGGCGATTGGAACGATCGCAGATCTTGCGCCCTTAAACGGTGAGAACAGAATCATCGCAAAATTCGGTTTGCAGGCAATCAGACAGGCGAACCTTGAAGGTGTACATGCCCTGATAGAAGTATCGGGTATCAAGAATAAACCGGTCACTGCAGGTCACGTGGGATTCATGATCGGTCCTAGGATCAATGCTGTCGGTAGACTTGAAGATGCTGCAGAAGGTGTTGATCTCTTACTCACTGAGGATGCCGCTAGAGCGCGTGTGACTGCCAAAAGGTTAGATGAGCTAAACCAGGAGAGACAAGAGACCGAACGAAAGATTGTAAAAGAGGCACTTGATAAGATCGCATCCGAGTCCATTCATTCGTCAAGCGGCATTATCGTTGTTTGGGGAAAGGGATGGCATGAAGGTGTCGTCGGCATTGTCGCATCAAGGCTTACAGAGAAGTTTTACAGGCCGTCTATCGTACTGGTTGAAAAAGAGGACGGATATAAAGGTAGTGCCCGAAGTATCGAGGGATATTCGATATTCGATGCGCTACTTAGTCAAAAACAGTGGCTGTCAAAGTTCGGCGGTCATGAGCAGGCTGCAGGACTTTCGCTTATGCGTGAGAACCTACCGGCCCTCCTGGAAGGACTAAAGACCTTTAACCAGAAGCATCTGACGGCAGACTTGCTCGTTCAAAAGCTTAAGCTTGACAAGCGGCTTCATTCTAGAGAAATCAATCATGATCTACTTAGCGACCTGGATCTGCTTGAACCATACGGGCTAGGTAATCCAAGACCGGTGTTCAGGTATGACCACTTGAAGGTCGAAAACGCAAAAATGATTGGTAAGGACGCATCTCATCTAAAATTGGCGATCAATGAGAATTATCGACTACTTGAGGCTCTGCAGTTTAAATATGGAGACCGCTTGGTCCCTAAACGGAATTCAAGAGTGGATCTTGCCTTTCAGCTCGAATTGAACAGCTTTAACGGAGTTGAATCGATTCAGCTTTTGTTGAAAGACATCAGGCAATATGAACCCGAAGTGAGCCTATTCAATAAAACATGGTATGTGCTTTACCTGATGATCCTGTTCGATAGAATGAAAAGCCAAGCATCTCATGGTTTTATCGACGACTTCGAGGGTATGAAGTGGATAGCACGAGATTCTGATGTCGTTGAAGGGTTTGTCGCAAATAAATCAAAGCTCAATGTGCATAGTTATGAGGGACTGCTGGAACTTGCATACGCCTATCATGACCTTGGGTTGGATCTGTTTGAAGCACTCAAGCTAACTACGTGTGCGATTGATCTAATGCCTCTTGAAGCTCAGTTCGGCAGTGTCAATTTTGATGTTCCGGTACTAAATAGTCCGAATGAGGTTGCTGAAACGCTGAGTCGATCGCTTGACCACTTTGTCATCGCTAGCAAGGTGGATGATCTTTATTTTGACAGGGCTCATTTTGCTGCGCTTTATCAGAGGATAAAGATTGACAGGGTGGTGGATCTGAAGACGCTTCTAATTTCGTCACAGACCGCGATTCTGGATCTGATCGCCATCCACTTTTTTGAAGAAGCTGGATTTATCACTTTATCAGGTGGCCAGATCAGTATCAATACGGACAAACATAATAAAGTTACTTTTGAACATTCGATGATGAATGAAAAGTTAATACAAATGAAGAACAGTTTTATAAAAGTTCACCAAGCGCTGAGTGCGAGAAGTGACTTATAG
- the hisC gene encoding histidinol-phosphate transaminase gives MSLFRKELETLKKYVPGKPIEEVKKEYGLTDIVKLASNENPLGPSPKAIEAIKNEAANIHIYPDGSAAELRGKMAKKLNISADQIMFGNGGEEIIKMLAYALVGSEDEVIFAWPSFSLYDIATSQMGGKAVRIGMKEDFKHDFKAFIEAVNDKTKMIYVCNPNNPTGNIMTVDEVNYLIDNIPEDVILVLDEAYYEFARVNPNYPNGLDILAKRPNTILIRTFSKVAGLAGIRVGYMISSEAIISEMTKVKNVFNLNRIAQVAGMAALDDDDHINKTVELNYISLGMMEEFFDSKNLVYTESNANFVWVNVGHDSRVINEELLKRGVIIRPGFLWGSDNYIRVSTGTIEHTQRFIDALEDVLDNLA, from the coding sequence ATGTCTTTATTTAGAAAAGAGCTAGAAACGCTTAAGAAGTATGTTCCAGGCAAGCCGATTGAAGAAGTTAAAAAGGAATATGGATTGACTGATATTGTGAAATTAGCTTCTAATGAAAATCCACTTGGACCTTCTCCAAAAGCAATTGAAGCAATAAAAAATGAGGCGGCCAACATCCACATCTATCCAGATGGCTCAGCGGCTGAGCTACGCGGGAAAATGGCAAAAAAACTTAACATCTCTGCCGACCAGATCATGTTTGGCAACGGTGGTGAGGAAATTATAAAAATGCTCGCATACGCGCTTGTCGGTTCAGAGGACGAAGTCATTTTCGCATGGCCTTCATTCTCGCTTTATGACATCGCTACAAGTCAGATGGGCGGAAAAGCTGTCAGAATCGGTATGAAAGAAGACTTCAAGCATGACTTCAAGGCTTTCATCGAGGCAGTGAATGATAAGACTAAAATGATTTACGTCTGCAATCCGAACAACCCGACAGGTAACATCATGACTGTTGATGAAGTCAACTACCTGATTGACAATATTCCAGAAGACGTGATCTTGGTGCTTGACGAGGCATACTACGAGTTTGCCAGAGTCAATCCAAACTATCCGAACGGTCTTGATATCCTTGCTAAAAGACCGAATACGATCTTGATCCGTACCTTCTCCAAAGTAGCCGGTTTAGCGGGAATCCGTGTCGGCTATATGATCTCGTCCGAGGCGATCATTTCTGAAATGACAAAAGTAAAGAATGTGTTCAACTTAAATAGAATCGCTCAAGTTGCCGGTATGGCCGCACTTGATGATGATGACCATATCAACAAGACTGTTGAGCTGAACTACATCTCCCTTGGAATGATGGAGGAGTTCTTTGACAGTAAAAACCTCGTTTATACAGAGTCCAACGCGAATTTCGTATGGGTGAACGTGGGTCATGATTCAAGAGTCATCAATGAAGAACTTTTAAAAAGAGGTGTGATCATCCGTCCTGGATTCTTGTGGGGTAGCGATAACTACATCCGTGTTTCGACAGGAACCATCGAGCATACCCAAAGATTTATTGACGCGCTCGAAGATGTACTCGATAATTTGGCGTAG
- a CDS encoding adenine phosphoribosyltransferase, which yields MDLKSKIREVQDFPKPGIGFKDITTILQDGEVYHYAIDQFIKSLEGVDYDVIIGPEARGFLVGAPLAYALKKSFVPVRKPGKLPYETAEYTYELEYGTDTLQMHIDAVKPGQKVVIVDDLLATGGTVNAVAKLVEQMGGEVVKMVFLIDLTFLNGRELLKDYDIDAIVEY from the coding sequence ATGGATTTAAAATCGAAAATCAGAGAAGTACAGGACTTTCCGAAGCCTGGCATAGGGTTTAAGGATATCACAACAATTCTTCAAGATGGAGAAGTGTATCATTATGCGATCGATCAGTTCATAAAATCACTGGAAGGCGTTGACTACGATGTGATTATCGGACCTGAAGCACGTGGGTTTTTAGTTGGAGCTCCTCTTGCATACGCGCTTAAGAAGTCGTTTGTTCCAGTCAGAAAACCAGGGAAACTACCTTATGAGACAGCTGAATACACTTACGAGCTCGAATATGGTACAGATACGCTTCAAATGCATATTGATGCTGTGAAGCCTGGTCAAAAGGTCGTGATCGTCGACGATCTACTTGCAACTGGTGGTACTGTAAACGCTGTTGCCAAGCTCGTTGAGCAAATGGGTGGCGAAGTCGTTAAAATGGTATTCTTAATTGATTTGACATTCCTAAACGGCAGAGAGTTGTTGAAAGACTACGACATCGACGCAATCGTTGAATATTAA